A genomic region of Trichothermofontia sichuanensis B231 contains the following coding sequences:
- the efp gene encoding elongation factor P — translation MISSNDFRTGTTIELDGSVWRVQEFLHVKPGKGSAFVRTKLKNVQNGNVVERTFRAGEMVPQATLEKRTMQHTYKDGEDFVFMDMNTYEEGHLRADQIGDRVKYLKEGMEVNVIFWGQQVIEVELPNSVVLEVTETDPGVKGDTATGGTKPAIVETGAQVMVPLFISVGERIRIDTRTDSYLGRE, via the coding sequence ATGATCTCCAGCAACGACTTTCGCACGGGCACCACGATCGAACTCGATGGTTCGGTTTGGCGGGTGCAAGAGTTTCTACACGTTAAGCCGGGTAAGGGATCGGCGTTTGTACGCACCAAGCTCAAAAATGTTCAAAACGGGAATGTCGTTGAACGGACGTTCCGGGCCGGGGAAATGGTCCCCCAGGCCACCCTGGAAAAACGGACCATGCAGCATACCTATAAGGACGGCGAAGACTTCGTCTTTATGGATATGAATACCTATGAGGAAGGGCATTTACGCGCTGATCAAATTGGCGATCGCGTCAAGTACCTCAAGGAGGGAATGGAGGTCAATGTCATCTTCTGGGGACAGCAGGTGATTGAGGTGGAACTGCCCAACTCGGTGGTCCTGGAAGTCACGGAAACTGATCCAGGGGTCAAGGGGGATACGGCCACGGGCGGGACCAAGCCCGCGATCGTGGAAACTGGGGCACAGGTGATGGTTCCCCTGTTTATTTCCGTGGGTGAACGGATTCGCATTGATACGCGTACAGATTCCTACCTGGGTCGAGAATAA
- a CDS encoding peptidylprolyl isomerase, protein MLHLLYKLSLWPLWVARCLKGAAIVVALSLCLGLVATPAQAMVLAALPAGNPITDGKALLRHALPIDNPPVRELQASLEDISTQLRANRRWPAVARDVQQARRVLEGQRDDLLASVTPAYQAKATEILASLENSLDRLQASTEAKDKEAVWTERAQALDLVGELEEYMVQAFPFEIPTAYQNLPQLKGRATIAMKTDRGDLTIVVDGYNAPITAGNFVDLVQRGFYDGLEFTRAEDGYVLQAGDPPGEAVGFIDPQTKTYRAIPLEIRVQDDPVPIYGVTLETAGRYLEQPVLPFSAYGTVAMARPSDDPNGGSSQFFFLLFQPELTPAGSNLLDGRYAVFGYVTEGKEVLGKLKQGDKIISAKVISGAENLEPAKG, encoded by the coding sequence ATGTTGCATTTGCTTTACAAGCTATCCTTATGGCCCCTGTGGGTCGCCCGTTGCCTCAAAGGGGCGGCGATCGTAGTGGCCTTGAGTCTGTGTCTGGGGTTGGTAGCAACCCCCGCCCAGGCAATGGTGCTGGCGGCACTGCCTGCGGGGAATCCGATCACCGATGGCAAGGCCCTGCTGCGCCATGCCCTGCCCATTGATAACCCCCCCGTGCGGGAATTGCAGGCCAGTCTGGAAGATATCAGTACCCAATTACGGGCGAATCGGCGGTGGCCAGCGGTGGCACGGGATGTACAGCAAGCACGGCGGGTCCTCGAAGGCCAGCGCGACGATCTCCTCGCCAGTGTAACCCCAGCCTACCAAGCCAAGGCCACCGAAATTCTGGCTAGCTTGGAGAACTCGCTCGATCGCCTGCAAGCCAGTACCGAGGCCAAGGATAAGGAAGCCGTGTGGACCGAGCGTGCCCAGGCCCTCGATCTGGTGGGCGAACTGGAGGAATACATGGTACAAGCTTTCCCTTTCGAGATACCCACCGCCTATCAAAACCTCCCCCAACTGAAGGGACGGGCCACGATCGCCATGAAAACCGATCGGGGCGATTTGACCATTGTGGTCGATGGCTATAATGCCCCCATAACCGCAGGGAACTTTGTTGATCTGGTGCAACGGGGATTTTATGATGGTCTGGAATTTACCCGTGCCGAGGATGGCTATGTCTTGCAGGCCGGTGATCCGCCTGGAGAGGCAGTCGGCTTTATTGATCCTCAAACAAAAACCTATCGCGCCATTCCGTTGGAAATTCGGGTCCAGGATGATCCGGTGCCCATCTACGGCGTGACCCTGGAAACGGCTGGTCGCTACCTGGAACAACCCGTGTTGCCCTTCTCCGCCTACGGCACCGTGGCTATGGCCCGCCCCAGTGATGACCCCAATGGAGGGTCGTCCCAATTTTTCTTCCTACTATTTCAACCGGAACTAACCCCGGCGGGGTCGAACCTGCTCGATGGTCGGTATGCGGTCTTTGGCTATGTCACCGAAGGCAAGGAAGTTCTGGGCAAGCTCAAGCAGGGCGACAAGATCATCTCCGCTAAAGTCATTAGCGGGGCTGAAAACTTGGAACCAGCCAAAGGCTAA
- the kaiC gene encoding circadian clock protein KaiC produces MSQFEQASSQPAAEAGSNVRAIQKIRTMIEGFDDITHGGLPIGRTTLVSGTSGTGKTLLAAQFLRNGIAHFDEPGVFVTFEESPTDIVKNAQSFGWKLDELIEQGKLFILDASPDPEGQDVVGGFDLSALIERINYAINKYKAKRVSIDSITAVFQQYDAASVVRREIFRLVARLKQVGVTTIMTTEREEEYGPVARFGVEEFVSDNVVIVRNVLDGERRRRTIEILKLRGTTHMKGEYPFTITNEGINIFPLGAMRLTQRSSNVRISSGVKTLDEMCGGGFFKDSIILVTGATGTGKTLLVSKFLQNACMNGERAILFAYEESRAQLMRNAYSWGTDFEEMEHKGLLKILCAYPESAGLEDHLQIIRSYISEFKPACIAIDSLSALARGVSNNAFRQFIIGVTGYAKQEEITGFFTNTTDQFMGSHSITDSHISTITDTILMLQYVEIRGEMARAINVFKMRGSWHDKGIREYIISERGPEIQDSFRNYERIISGVPTRVVVDEKSELSRIVKGVQDKTADGEFLEDL; encoded by the coding sequence GGGGGCTTCCCATTGGTCGCACTACCCTGGTCAGTGGAACGTCTGGAACCGGGAAAACCTTGCTAGCGGCTCAGTTCCTGCGTAACGGGATTGCCCATTTTGATGAGCCGGGGGTATTTGTCACGTTTGAGGAGTCGCCCACGGATATTGTCAAGAATGCCCAGAGCTTTGGGTGGAAGCTGGACGAACTGATTGAACAAGGGAAATTGTTTATCTTGGATGCCTCACCGGACCCGGAAGGCCAGGATGTGGTTGGGGGGTTTGATCTGTCTGCCCTGATTGAACGGATCAACTACGCCATTAATAAGTACAAGGCTAAGCGGGTGTCGATCGACTCGATCACGGCAGTCTTTCAGCAGTACGATGCGGCCTCAGTGGTGCGCCGGGAGATCTTTCGGTTGGTGGCCCGTCTCAAACAGGTGGGGGTGACCACGATCATGACCACGGAGCGTGAGGAAGAGTATGGTCCGGTGGCACGGTTTGGGGTCGAGGAGTTTGTTTCGGATAACGTTGTGATCGTGCGCAATGTGCTGGATGGGGAACGGCGGCGGCGCACGATCGAGATTCTCAAATTGCGCGGGACTACCCACATGAAGGGGGAATACCCGTTTACCATTACCAATGAAGGCATTAACATTTTCCCGCTTGGGGCTATGCGCTTAACGCAGCGATCGTCCAATGTCCGCATTTCTTCTGGCGTTAAGACGCTGGATGAAATGTGCGGCGGCGGCTTTTTCAAGGACTCGATTATTCTGGTTACGGGGGCAACTGGGACAGGCAAAACCCTGCTGGTCAGCAAGTTCTTGCAAAATGCGTGCATGAATGGCGAGCGGGCGATCCTATTTGCCTATGAAGAATCCCGCGCCCAACTGATGCGCAATGCCTACTCCTGGGGAACGGATTTTGAGGAGATGGAGCACAAGGGGCTGCTCAAAATCCTTTGTGCCTATCCGGAATCAGCAGGTCTGGAGGACCATTTGCAAATTATCCGCTCCTATATTTCCGAGTTTAAGCCTGCCTGTATCGCGATCGACTCGCTGTCGGCTTTGGCGCGGGGGGTGAGTAACAACGCCTTCCGACAATTCATCATTGGTGTGACGGGTTATGCCAAGCAGGAGGAAATCACGGGCTTTTTCACCAATACCACTGACCAATTCATGGGGTCTCACTCGATTACCGATTCCCACATTTCCACCATTACGGACACGATTTTGATGTTGCAGTATGTGGAAATCCGTGGCGAGATGGCACGGGCGATTAATGTCTTCAAGATGCGCGGATCGTGGCACGATAAGGGCATCCGTGAGTACATCATCAGCGAACGGGGGCCAGAAATTCAGGACTCCTTCCGCAATTATGAGCGGATTATCAGCGGTGTCCCCACCCGCGTTGTTGTGGATGAGAAGAGCGAACTATCCCGGATCGTCAAGGGCGTTCAAGACAAAACTGCCGATGGGGAGTTCCTGGAAGATTTGTAA